The Lycium ferocissimum isolate CSIRO_LF1 chromosome 10, AGI_CSIRO_Lferr_CH_V1, whole genome shotgun sequence genome window below encodes:
- the LOC132035475 gene encoding uncharacterized protein LOC132035475 isoform X3 encodes MRVLTNRLSRALWSVAFSSSSTKISSRGVSTFIQSKHCLPNSESLFASPWSATQLRGAKFRGADLKPGNVIEKKGRMYQVVKAQHSTQGRGGAIIQVELRDVDSGSKSNERFRTDEPVENDMNVNVQLYDGRAMSASIPTRATCTVAESEMPMRASATPQYKKVLLDNGLTVQVPKHIVEGDKIIINTADHSYLSRA; translated from the exons atgcGAGTTCTTACCAACAGACTATCCCGTGCTCTCTGGTCAGttgctttttcttcttcttccacaaAGATTTCTTCAAGAGGTGTTTCCACTTTCATTCAATCCAAACACTGCCTTCCAAATAGCGAATCTCTGTTTGCTTCGCCATGGTCCGCTACTCAACTCCGCGGTGCCAAATTTCGCGGTGCCGAT TTGAAGCCAGGAAACGTGATTGAAAAAAAAG GAAGGATGTATCAG GTGGTAAAGGCACAACACTCAACCCAAGGAAGAGGAGGAGCTATTATACAG GTGGAGCTCCGTGATGTTGATAGTGGAAGCAAGTCTAATGAAAGATTTCGTACAGATGAACCTGTTGAAA ATGATATGAATGTCAATGTACAACTGTATGATGGAAGAGCAATGTCTGCATCAATTCCTACACGAGCAACATGTACTGTTGCTGAATCTGAAATGCCCATGAGGGCGTCAGCTACTCCACA GTATAAGAAGGTTTTGTTGGACAATGGTCTTACTGTGCAG gtacCGAAACACATCGTAGAAGGAGACAAGATTATCATTAACACCGCTGACCACTCTTACCTGAGCAG AGCTTAG
- the LOC132035475 gene encoding uncharacterized protein LOC132035475 isoform X1: MRVLTNRLSRALWSVAFSSSSTKISSRGVSTFIQSKHCLPNSESLFASPWSATQLRGAKFRGADLKPGNVIEKKGRMYQVVKAQHSTQGRGGAIIQVELRDVDSGSKSNERFRTDEPVERVFVAEKSFTYLYTDDETGNIVLMEPETYEQLDVPKHLFGESYVYLQDDMNVNVQLYDGRAMSASIPTRATCTVAESEMPMRASATPQYKKVLLDNGLTVQVPKHIVEGDKIIINTADHSYLSRA; encoded by the exons atgcGAGTTCTTACCAACAGACTATCCCGTGCTCTCTGGTCAGttgctttttcttcttcttccacaaAGATTTCTTCAAGAGGTGTTTCCACTTTCATTCAATCCAAACACTGCCTTCCAAATAGCGAATCTCTGTTTGCTTCGCCATGGTCCGCTACTCAACTCCGCGGTGCCAAATTTCGCGGTGCCGAT TTGAAGCCAGGAAACGTGATTGAAAAAAAAG GAAGGATGTATCAG GTGGTAAAGGCACAACACTCAACCCAAGGAAGAGGAGGAGCTATTATACAG GTGGAGCTCCGTGATGTTGATAGTGGAAGCAAGTCTAATGAAAGATTTCGTACAGATGAACCTGTTGAAA GAGTATTTGTTGCAGAAAAGAGTTTCACATACCTTTATACAGATGATGAAACTGGAAACATTGTGCTAATGGA GCCTGAGACCTATGAGCAACTAGATGTACCAAAACACTTGTTTGGGGAAAGTTATGTTTACCTTCAAG ATGATATGAATGTCAATGTACAACTGTATGATGGAAGAGCAATGTCTGCATCAATTCCTACACGAGCAACATGTACTGTTGCTGAATCTGAAATGCCCATGAGGGCGTCAGCTACTCCACA GTATAAGAAGGTTTTGTTGGACAATGGTCTTACTGTGCAG gtacCGAAACACATCGTAGAAGGAGACAAGATTATCATTAACACCGCTGACCACTCTTACCTGAGCAG AGCTTAG
- the LOC132035475 gene encoding uncharacterized protein LOC132035475 isoform X2 yields MRVLTNRLSRALWSVAFSSSSTKISSRGVSTFIQSKHCLPNSESLFASPWSATQLRGAKFRGADLKPGNVIEKKGRMYQVVKAQHSTQGRGGAIIQVELRDVDSGSKSNERFRTDEPVERVFVAEKSFTYLYTDDETGNIVLMEPETYEQLDVPKHLFGESYVYLQDDMNVNVQLYDGRAMSASIPTRATCTVAESEMPMRASATPQYKKVLLDNGLTVQVPKHIVEGDKIIINTADHSYLSR; encoded by the exons atgcGAGTTCTTACCAACAGACTATCCCGTGCTCTCTGGTCAGttgctttttcttcttcttccacaaAGATTTCTTCAAGAGGTGTTTCCACTTTCATTCAATCCAAACACTGCCTTCCAAATAGCGAATCTCTGTTTGCTTCGCCATGGTCCGCTACTCAACTCCGCGGTGCCAAATTTCGCGGTGCCGAT TTGAAGCCAGGAAACGTGATTGAAAAAAAAG GAAGGATGTATCAG GTGGTAAAGGCACAACACTCAACCCAAGGAAGAGGAGGAGCTATTATACAG GTGGAGCTCCGTGATGTTGATAGTGGAAGCAAGTCTAATGAAAGATTTCGTACAGATGAACCTGTTGAAA GAGTATTTGTTGCAGAAAAGAGTTTCACATACCTTTATACAGATGATGAAACTGGAAACATTGTGCTAATGGA GCCTGAGACCTATGAGCAACTAGATGTACCAAAACACTTGTTTGGGGAAAGTTATGTTTACCTTCAAG ATGATATGAATGTCAATGTACAACTGTATGATGGAAGAGCAATGTCTGCATCAATTCCTACACGAGCAACATGTACTGTTGCTGAATCTGAAATGCCCATGAGGGCGTCAGCTACTCCACA GTATAAGAAGGTTTTGTTGGACAATGGTCTTACTGTGCAG gtacCGAAACACATCGTAGAAGGAGACAAGATTATCATTAACACCGCTGACCACTCTTACCTGAGCAGGTGA